In Mauremys reevesii isolate NIE-2019 linkage group 20, ASM1616193v1, whole genome shotgun sequence, the following are encoded in one genomic region:
- the IFT22 gene encoding intraflagellar transport protein 22 homolog: MLKAKILFVGPSESGKSVLANFLSESTEGISSYVPTQGVRILEYEKPNMNGNSKGAGCRFELWDCGGDQKFETCWPALMKDSHGVVIVFNPELPSHLKEIEMWYSCFVQQQQLLDSQCLLIAHHKPGSAGDTENLSLASPLNKLKLIHSSLEEDPEDVRMEFVKYFKSIINLLNESRDREEMSIIT, translated from the exons ATGCTGAAGGCCAAGATCCTGTTCGTGGGCCCCAGTGAG TCTGGAAAATCCGTCTTGGCAAACTTCCTGTCGGAGAGCACAGAAGGCATTAGCAGCTACGTCCCCACTCAGGGAGTGAG gatcctggaaTATGAGAAACCAAATATGAACGGCAACAGTAAAGGGGCGGGGTGTCGATTTGAGCTGTGGGATTGTGGCGGTGATCAAAA GTTTGAAACTTGCTGGCCAGCTCTGATGAAAGACTCCCATGGTGTTGTAATAGTCTTCAACCCAGAACTGCCCAGTCACCTGAAGGAAATTGAAATGTGGTACTCCTGCTTTGTGCAGCAACAGCAGTTACTAGATAGCCAGTGTCTCCTAATTGCACACCACAAACCAGGCAGTGCAGGGGACACAGAAAACCTGTCCTTGG CTTCACCACTGAACAAACTGAAACTAATACACTCCAGCCTGGAAGAAGATCCTGAGGATGTCCGCATGGAATTTGTGAAATACTTCAAAAGCATTATCAACTTGCTAAATGAGAGCAGAGACAGGGAAGAGATGTCAATTATTACCTAA